TGGCCACCCTCATCCACTTATTTGTTTTAACACCAGTTTCACCTTGGCAGTAGAATTCCAATATGTGTACCAGTCCTAGGGTTTTCCAACCTATGTTCTGGTTCTTATGATCCCTTCAAATGATGAGAACTCCTTTTCGAACTAGCACAGGTGATTATGAAccctttttttctaaaatataaagCATTTTCAggacactattttttttcaaaaaagaaaaagtattgtaaaatcaatttttattacatcTTTATAGTAGATATATTTTTGTCTTTTAACAACTATAGGTGACTAATCAGGTACATTATTGTTGAGAAATATTCAGGTAAAGTGCAACCATGATGAAGATGGAAGTCTGCATTGTGCAACAAAATGGTTTCTATGTACCTTGTTCACTAGATCAACTGCAAGAACATTTCcatatttctttcttaaatccaaaaaatgtCTTTCAGCCACTCGAGGCTGCACAAATGTGTAGAGGAATCAGCAAACCAGATGTGATATGTTAGGCCAGAACATTATAAGAAGATTAATAAAAGACTTACCGCTTCCTCAGGTTTCAcgatttcaaaatttggcTTATATGTCAAATCAACAATCTGATCCCAAAGAAATGGCATGGACCCTCGCACCTAAAATAGGAAATTAGTTTATCAGGCCATAATAGTAAGATACtgtaaaataacaattaatcaTTTGATTGGATACATATCATGCATAACTGAAACTCTCACACCCTAATGAGCACCTTAAGTAAGTATCTATATCTATAAGTGAACAGTATGCAGTATAGCGACCATATTGGTGGTGCTAGGCAAGTAAACAAAAAGCAATTAGAATTCAATctacaaaagaaacaaataaatgtgGTTTTGCACCAACATTGTGCAAACCTAAACTAATTAGATGGTATCCATCCATTTATAACATTTCATTACTGCAAGAAGTTCTCAAGGCATTGCAATACAAAAAATGTAGTACCACATATAAATCTTATCGTAACCCTATGAGAGTTTTACCTGGATAAAGGACGCAGTGTGCCCATTAATTTGTATGATTTGTTCAGTTTCCACAAAATTTGCAACAAAACCATCCGAATCAGCTCCTCTTCTCCACATTCTTGTGCCTAACAACAAAGTACAAGTGGGACAAAAGGATATTATTAATTCTCCCGCATCATAGAAATGGTTCTAACTGGAACAGATTATAAATCCTTGATcagagtattttttaaagaaaaaaaggaagaggaagaagaagtaCAACAGAGTGAAAGTTTATGTGTTATAGTATTTCTGTCAAAATCAATGGTTCAGAGTTTGCGGCTTTTATCAAAGTTAGTTGTAATTGATGAGTTCCCAGATCCCACATCACAAAAGAGCAAGATGCCAGAATAAGAAGGCAGAATTCCAAAATCAAGAaccaaatagtattataataaaatacttgGCAGAGAGATCCCAATGGATGCCTTTCAAGAATACCATGTCATATTCCCGACCAAATCTCAGTAGCAACATGCACAAGCACATTTTGCCTGAACACTTCAAATTAAGTTTAGACGGACCAGTGGTTCATGTAATATCAGAAATTAATTGCACAAAGTCTCATAAACATAAGTGCAGGTTCTGAGAAAGAAATCCAAGTAACTTGGGGCAATAGATGTTGGAAGACAGaaacaaatagaaaatggAGACAGAGAGGAAGTAGTGAGAATGTGAGATACTGATTAAAATAAACAGATTACCTGTTCTTCTCGTGCATCTTCGTGCAATTAGTGCAACATCAAGGATTTCCTTCCCAATGGCTGCTTGAATGTTCTGAAAGCCTAATGACTTGTCAAGGCATcacttattataaaattattattctaaCATTATGGGGCATGAGTTACTAGAATATCAGGACATTCGAAAGGATACTGCCTTGAATGACAGGGAGTAGGTATGGGTCAAGCTGCATGAGGATGATTTCTGATTCAGttactacaatataaaaagaaaaacttcctagaaaaaaaattgaagtactcATATGATTTATCCAGAAACTTGACCTTGCTGTCTATAAGAACTTCCAGCATATAGTTGTTCCAAAGAAATCGAGGGTCAGCCTGGAGACAGAATGTACACACAGTAAATTAGTGTGAGGACTGCAGTCAACATAGATATAGAAAACCCAAACCCCAAACTGCTCTCAGCAAGAAGATTAAGCTGCTACATGGGTAGAAACACAGTTTGGAAGATTTAGGTTTCAGCATTAATCATTCAGAAACTCACTTGTCTCCAAAGAGGCAGCAATTTTGACTCATCACCCAAATCATTCAGCCGCTGAGCACTGCCAGAAAATCACAAGTATTGATAAGACCAATTGTTTGAAGTACCAAACATCCTGGACTtggaaaaagtagaaatataagtgctatttcattttaaaatttttaagtgAAGTCATATTTTTGGAAGCACTTCATGTTACTAATAGGCAATATCAAAGCTCTCCCAACGAGTCTCATAAACAACACACTAacaagagaaaataattacaggaacaaataaacaatataaGAAATCACTGGGTACATGTGCAAAAACTTCACCTCAGGGTCATATTCACATCATAGGAGAAATATAGGCCTGGAGTCCTCTCTGCAACTTTTAGCAAGCGAGAAAACTCGGTCTCCATCTTTTTCTGTTCAACAGAGGTATATATTAAAGTGACTTggaaaacaataatttacttTAATTGTAAGATGGTGGACATTGCCAGTACCTGTTCTTCTGGAAAATTCTTGAGCGAGTGGTCGCATGGAAAAACCTTCAATGATGTTACTTTGAAAATGGAGTGACCAAGATAAGATCCAACACATTCACGTCCAGTTATCACTAATAAATATGACCCTAAAGTAAACAAtatgaaaaatcaatattgTGGAGAAACAATGATGAAACTAAGGACctataaaaaagataattagGGCAACCATCAACTTGAGAAAACATATTGCAAGCAAGAGAATGGGAGTCAACTAAAGGTAAAATTGAGCAACCAAACTGTGCCTAATGTGCATACAGGCTGCACTCCATCTTTTTCCCGAAAGTCCTCTTTCTGGCAATTGAATTTCTCACTATTACAGTATTTGTttcttcaattattaatttatgactTGTTAGAGCCCAGTACATACAAGAACTTCTAAGTGGAGACAGAATCCTCTTCAGGTGCACACATGAGCTATGTCACCTCTCACATGGACTATTGTGTAGAAATAGCAGTTGCAGAGTGGACTTTGGAGCACTCCGTTGATTAATAAGACCGTAATAGCAGCTGAAGTGACAGATACCAGCAATGGGGCCAATTTTGCTAATTACACCTAGAAACCCCTACAAAATCCTTCTCAGTTTGGAGGTAGCGTTGCTCTTAGACAACCCTGCCCCTACCCTTAAGGTACCTACCTACAAGAGCAACCATACCAACTAATTTCTGGTAAGGTCGCTGAGGCCTAACTGAAACAAAGAGTATACATCACAATTTACAACGTCTAAGATTATTTCATCCAACTTTCAAGAACTCGCCTCCAACTCAACCCCTATCCAGAAATATCCCAGCAGTCACTGCTAACCTCGACCACATTTTTCACCCCAAGTCCATATCCTTCTAGAGTCAGTAGTATGAAGGAAACTTTCTATGGTAATCAGTGGAtcaagtttataattttattccaCCAACAAAAGTACAGTGTTGAAATAACCACTTGGTGAATAGAAAATGTAAATCAGAAGTTTCAAACTCTCCAAAATGATTGCAAACACGCAAAATCGCAAAAGGCACTTGTGAGCAACAAGTTGATTCCTACTTTTTTGAATTCACAAGTAGAAGAAAAACTTCCTTTGACCATCATGAGGGGAAATTGAAACATGATCCTTCGTTTCTTTAATGCTTCTGATGGTGCAATGATAATCatcatactaataaatttactCACCTAGGTAACAAGTAGACCTTTTTGTGGTCACTATTCACTATTAACCAAAACACGATAGAACATGAATAAGTGCTAATTATCTTCTGGTAATTAAAAAACTTGCCTGCCAAAAGCTTGAGCATACCCACCACACCATAGATGGTCTGAATTTTAGGAACTCGAACCGTGTTGCATTGAGGTATTTCATCTATAGCACAAAAggagagaaaattaaaaaagacaATTTCCACAATACCACAAAACTACAGTAGATTATcaagaagagaaaaatgttaaGGAATGAAATTACCAATAAGATTCATGGAGCCATCAAGGCGGCTAATAGCGAGAAACGATGCGGAGGATCCGTCAGTCGGCTCAACCAAGTACTGATCGGGGAATTCCCAGAGGCGCATTGTGGTATACAGCTTCTGCGCGGGATCTACCTTCTCCGCCATGATTTAGATCAGGACTGCAAATCAAAATCGAAATCCACTGAATTCGATCCAACTCGATTTGATCCGAAGGGGTAAATCGAAGATGAACAGATCACAGAAACATTCTTACAGAAAAATGTGAAAGGAATCGGAACGGAAGCAAAAGGCGATTGATTTAAGGCACCTAAATCGGGAGAGGGATTGGTCAAATGAAGGAAATTAGGAAAGGAATGGAGATGTGCGGACAAATTCAAAACGGAATTAACTGAAAATCCGTGTAAGTAGCTGCTGTTCTTGCCCTTACTGcaatatatttcacttttttctatcttattcttttctttttcttttttttcattaggTACCAGAGTaggttaaaatattttgtatgtatctaattaatttcaaaatgatTATAGAATTTAATGTTACGAGCACAAGAAATAGGTGAAATTAACGGATTTCGTTGACCAAAAAGAACCCAATAATTGGGGCAGTAGTTTTTATTTCGAGAGTGGTTTTTCAGTTAAGTTGGGAATTAAATGTGTCAGCGGCGAAAACAAATAATGATGTGAGATTTAATAACGATAATTAAACAATCACTTTCACCTACTTTTTGCGATGAAAATTAAGGTGTATATACGTAGGTTTAACATATATACGTAGGTTTAACTTTTGCCTAAGCAAAATTTATCTTCTAAtgcaatttacttttttcatagTCTATATGTAGGTATACTTGTTAGTTGTCAGTTATAAATACTACATGTATGAATAATCATGATAATTACCGATCTAATAACGATAATTAAACAATCACTTTCACCTACTTTTTGCGATGGAAATTAAGGTGTATATACGTAGGTTTAACTTTTGCCTAAGCAAAATTTATCTTCTAAtgcaatttacttttttcatagTCTATATGTAGGTATACTTGTTAGTTGTCAGTTATACATACTACATGTATGAATAATCATGATAATTACCGATCTAATAACGATAATTAAACAATCACTTTCACCTACTTTTTGCGATGGAAATTAAGGTGTATATACGTAGGTTTAACTTTTGCCTAAGCAAAATTTATCTTCTAAtgcaatttacttttttcatagTCTATATGTAGGTATACTTGTTAGTTGTCAGTTATAAATACTACATGTATGAATAATCATGATAATTACCGATCTCCTAAaaattcctaaaaaaaataagtgttCTCTCCATCCTTAATAATTTGTCATCATTTGATCCggaatgtaattaattttataataaaatacgaATAAGAATAAGTCAGTGTAACGTGGagtcactacaaaaaaaaggtaaaaatgaaatatgacaaatttttaagaatggacaaaatgaaaataagtgacaaattttctaggagtcactctttgaccggacacgggtttgaagaaatgtaaagaaaagttagttgaaaaagttagtggaatgtgggacccatttttttatattggttttataataaatatgagtgaattgggttagtggaatgtgtgacctacttactatttatagtaaaaatgaagtgtgactcttaattggggacggaccgaaatggaaaagcgtgactcttaatgggacggaaggagtatttgttAAAAGAATAGAACTAGTCATAGTTTAAGGGAGTTGCTATATTTGGAAACAATAGCATCATTGTCGGCGCGCTAGCATGgatgttaaataattaaaaaatttaaggatacatgctttaatttaatttagatttatcatcaatatgttacaaaattaaattattattggatacatatttatttatattatttatatatacgaTATCGATATtgcttaaattttgaaatatttactACGAATAAATTAATGGTGCATCCAATGCACGGGTGTTACATTGCTCTGATATCTTTTCTCAGAATGAACTAACGTAACAGGCTATTATTCATATCCCATCGGGTGGTACATTGCTCTGCTATCCTATTATATCCCATTCAAATAATACGACAACTGGAATATGAAATACATTCTCCTATGAGAGAATAgataattacaattattaataaaaataagtacaaAATCAGAAAGTTACATGTCAATGATTAATGAACAAATTTAATAGCCACGCAACGCGTTGTGTTGCAAGGACTATCTCATTATTCTGTTACATATTTTGCCTACTGTACAAGAAAATCTGCAGGTTTGCATCTTGCCGCATATCCAAACTTAGCCGTATTGTATTTTCTATGAACTCCAGTGAGTTTCCCGGCAGCCGCCTTCTGGTGGAACCCCACGATCATCCTCGAACATTCCCTGCgccaagtaaaaaaaaaaagtgaatagGCATTTCACAATAGCATCGCCTAAGAAAAAACAGATTTGTAGGATCAAGACTCACAGTAGTTGATCCTCTAAGTAGCTAGTGTGCCACTCGCATGTCTTGCTCCACTGTGCGACGCCATGGATCGAACACTGGGCCGTGTATATCGCTGCAGCAGCCAGGAACGACGGGGGATACTTGAGCATCTCGTATTCCACCAGACAAAGTTCAATCAAGAAGTATGAGAGTAGCTCGAGCTGTTACACAGCAAGGGATGTCAAGCCATTTTCATGTCAAGTGAATGTGATCTGATCGCGATAGTTACCGTTGTATCTAACTCACCTTGCTGTCGGACTTGGCCGCCTTGAGGAATCTCAACATGAAAACATACGCAGTCGGGGTTGACATGTTGAACTGCAGAGTATTGAGCATCAACTTCTCCTGGAAACAGATGTGATCATGTTAGTGTTTTTTAGCCTTGAAACAGATTAGGAGATGATCGAGTTGAAAAACAGCTACCATTTTGAGCACTTCTTTCCTCTCGTAAGCCTTATCCGATATAAAAACTAAGTCCTCCACAACCGGAACTGCAACTTCCTCATATTTGCAAGCCAAGAGCATTGCTACTAGACCGATAAGCTGCAGCTCCTTTCTCACCACCGATTGCTTTGCTAAGAATCGATCAATCAGATTTACTGTTAGAAACAACGTCTCTTTCCTCAGATCGAATTTGTGGTGCACCTGTTGGTAAACAAAATTCGGTGATGATGAGTTCAGCTCCACTAGACTAGCAAAGCGTATGCCCTTAATCAAAGTGTTGCCACCTACCTCTATGAGCCAGTCGATTAGGATGGCCCTCATTCTTTCATTTATGTCCGGTTGTTGTGACATATATTCAGGCAAGACATGGCTCGCACCCTGCACCAATCGTACGCTAGTATAAATGATTTTGATTCAAGCTGAGCTCGAGCTTAAGCATATAAATCGTTGCTCAATCGAATGAGGAAGTTCATACTTGTAAAAACGACTAACTTAAAACATCATTCATTCCAAGCTTACCTCCATTTTCTTGTAATAAGCATATAGATCCTCAACATAGTCCACAACACCAAGCGGATTCTTTGCATCGCAAGCATCGATGTCTGT
The genomic region above belongs to Salvia hispanica cultivar TCC Black 2014 chromosome 3, UniMelb_Shisp_WGS_1.0, whole genome shotgun sequence and contains:
- the LOC125216504 gene encoding phosphoinositide phosphatase SAC6 — encoded protein: MAEKVDPAQKLYTTMRLWEFPDQYLVEPTDGSSASFLAISRLDGSMNLIDEIPQCNTVRVPKIQTIYGVVGMLKLLAGSYLLVITGRECVGSYLGHSIFKVTSLKVFPCDHSLKNFPEEQKKMETEFSRLLKVAERTPGLYFSYDVNMTLSAQRLNDLGDESKLLPLWRQADPRFLWNNYMLEVLIDSKLDPYLLPVIQGSFQNIQAAIGKEILDVALIARRCTRRTGTRMWRRGADSDGFVANFVETEQIIQINGHTASFIQVRGSMPFLWDQIVDLTYKPNFEIVKPEEAPRVAERHFLDLRKKYGNVLAVDLVNKHGNEGRLSEKFCQAVEPIVSDDVRYLHFDFHKICGHVHFERLSILYEQIEDFLIKSRYFLLNEKGEKVETQGGVVRTNCIDCLDRTNVTQSMIARKMLEFQLRRLGIFEAEEIISSHPNFDNSFKILWANHGDEVSIQYSGTPALKGDFVRCGQRTIQGILNDGKNALMRYYLNNFADGTKQDASDLIQGHYIVSLSRSMTPTAKKGGIEAVASFPLALGVILIGFFFALLSLRRARHDLWSLLFSFMWASMSLAIAVFVRSNGRTFCNRPRLHQPRR
- the LOC125215447 gene encoding G2/mitotic-specific cyclin-2-like; amino-acid sequence: MVISKENNVGPTNVRGGGRNRRALSVINHDLHSYAAKKRGFAKVGGVCNNGAGFSGHRPTVRNSAAVMAVQRHPSVEEAIKLKTSEHESAVLEDIALTDVEVDHEPVPMSLEHSEIEMRDKDQMEEVEMEDIFEDTSTDIDACDAKNPLGVVDYVEDLYAYYKKMEGASHVLPEYMSQQPDINERMRAILIDWLIEVHHKFDLRKETLFLTVNLIDRFLAKQSVVRKELQLIGLVAMLLACKYEEVAVPVVEDLVFISDKAYERKEVLKMEKLMLNTLQFNMSTPTAYVFMLRFLKAAKSDSKLELLSYFLIELCLVEYEMLKYPPSFLAAAAIYTAQCSIHGVAQWSKTCEWHTSYLEDQLLECSRMIVGFHQKAAAGKLTGVHRKYNTAKFGYAARCKPADFLVQ